Part of the Ornithinimicrobium flavum genome, CGTCGCCTGTGAGCCGTCAGTCGTCCACGCCGTGCCCGATGGTCTCCCGGGTCTGCGCGTAGGCCCGCTGGATGTAGGCCTCGAGCTCGGTGTTCTCCACCCGCCACACGCCGCGACCACCGAACTTCACGCCCTGCAGCTCACCGGACCGCACCAGCGCCTTCACCTGGGACAGGGACACGTTGAGGGTCTCGGCGACGTCGGTCAGCGTCAGGAATCGCGGCGCAGCCACAGGCACCCTCCAGGTCGGTCGGCGGTCTTGACCAAGATTTTACGGTTTCATGGTCCCGTCTTGACCAGCCTGTGGACAAGATGCTCGGGAGGCGACGACAGGCGGTTAGCGTTCCGGGGGTGGAGCTCCGGGCGACCGGGGCTGTCGTGGCGCGTCGGGTGCAGGGTGCGCCGGGACGGCAGGGACAGGGAGGGTGCGATGACGACCGAGACGGCAGCACGGGTGAGAGGGGCCGGGCGGGGCGCCGCCTCCGACCGGGAGGCGCCCCGGCAGGCCCGCCGGCTGCAGCGCCCCGGCTGGCGGGACCTGCGGCTGGTCGTGGGTCTGCTGCTCATCCTGCTCTCGGTCGCCGGTGGCGCCCGGCTCGTGACGGGCCTGG contains:
- a CDS encoding helix-turn-helix domain-containing protein; this encodes MAAPRFLTLTDVAETLNVSLSQVKALVRSGELQGVKFGGRGVWRVENTELEAYIQRAYAQTRETIGHGVDD